A single region of the Salicibibacter cibi genome encodes:
- a CDS encoding CaiB/BaiF CoA transferase family protein, whose protein sequence is MRLPLEGIKVLELARTLAGPVSGQMLGDLGAEVIKVEQPGRGDEARHFSPPEWEGESCYYLSSNRNKRSMTVNLKTDQGKQIIHELAKDSDVLIENFRTGATEKLGIDYETLKKINPRIIYLSISGFGRTGPEKFRAGYDILMQGYAGLMSTTGEPGVPYKAGPSVADLTTGILGALGVLAALLARENTGEGQFVDSSLLDGQIMTLNHLATGFFATGQSAKPMGQGHNSIVPYQVFKASDKNIILAAANDALWEKVCKAMGWEDLLQVEAYKTNQLRVANRDRLVPVLAERFAQFTSDEICTKMDEVGVPCGPVNAVGEAVTSPQAVARETMANIDHPKIKDLKTPAFPVKLSDTPASVRLHPPLLGEHTDEVLSSLGFNNDEISRMREDGVL, encoded by the coding sequence ATGCGTTTACCTTTGGAAGGAATAAAAGTTTTAGAACTCGCACGGACACTTGCGGGACCCGTATCCGGCCAAATGCTCGGAGATCTCGGTGCGGAAGTGATTAAAGTGGAGCAGCCCGGGAGGGGGGATGAAGCCAGACATTTCTCGCCCCCGGAATGGGAAGGGGAAAGCTGTTATTATTTAAGCTCTAATCGAAACAAGCGAAGTATGACTGTAAACCTTAAAACAGATCAGGGAAAACAAATTATTCATGAATTGGCCAAAGACAGCGATGTTTTAATTGAAAATTTCAGAACCGGTGCTACCGAAAAGTTGGGGATCGACTATGAAACATTGAAAAAAATCAACCCGCGAATTATCTATTTATCCATTTCAGGCTTTGGCAGAACAGGCCCTGAAAAATTTCGTGCAGGATATGATATTTTAATGCAAGGTTACGCCGGGTTGATGAGCACAACAGGAGAGCCTGGTGTTCCCTATAAGGCGGGGCCATCCGTCGCTGATTTAACGACAGGTATTCTAGGTGCATTAGGCGTTTTGGCTGCTTTATTGGCGAGAGAAAACACAGGAGAAGGCCAGTTTGTAGATAGCAGCTTATTGGACGGGCAAATCATGACCTTAAACCACTTAGCCACAGGTTTTTTTGCAACCGGACAATCAGCGAAGCCGATGGGACAAGGACATAATTCGATTGTGCCGTATCAAGTGTTTAAAGCAAGCGATAAAAATATCATTCTGGCGGCCGCAAATGATGCCCTGTGGGAAAAAGTGTGTAAAGCGATGGGATGGGAAGATTTATTGCAAGTGGAAGCGTATAAAACAAACCAGTTGCGTGTTGCCAACCGTGATCGACTCGTTCCTGTTTTGGCTGAACGGTTCGCTCAATTTACAAGCGATGAGATTTGCACAAAAATGGATGAAGTCGGTGTTCCTTGTGGCCCCGTGAACGCAGTCGGTGAGGCAGTCACATCCCCACAAGCTGTCGCCAGAGAAACAATGGCAAATATTGATCATCCAAAAATTAAAGACTTAAAAACACCTGCTTTTCCCGTGAAATTATCAGACACCCCGGCATCGGTAAGACTTCATCCACCTTTATTGGGGGAACATACGGACGAAGTGTTATCATCTTTGGGCTTTAACAATGATGAAATTTCCCGTATGCGAGAAGATGGGGTGTTATAA
- a CDS encoding thiolase family protein has product MKDVVIVDGVRTAIGRMGGTLKDVEPDYLASHVMKELLSRTELDSTTIDEVILGHVKQSTDQPNIARKAALRAEIPIEVPGYTVHRQCGSGLQSINNAAQQIACGLGDTVIAGGTESMSTAPYYIRGARFGLTAGNGVIVDPNTESQPKAQPEEVYGNDLTMGVTAENLADMHSISRTEQDEFALRSQELAKDAINKGKFKDEITPYEVKQRKETITFDIDEHPRDTNIEKLSKLPAVFKKDGTVTPGNSSGRNDAAAATLVMSAEKAEEMNLTPKMKVVAQASAGVGPDIMGIGPVPSTRKALKQAGLKLEDIDLIELNEAFAAQSLAVVKELGIDQNRLNVNGGAIALGHPLGATCNILTIKLMNEMERRGSKYGAVTACIGGGLGITTIFENLQV; this is encoded by the coding sequence ATGAAAGATGTTGTCATCGTCGATGGGGTACGAACGGCAATCGGGAGAATGGGCGGAACGTTAAAAGACGTGGAACCGGATTATCTGGCTTCCCATGTTATGAAAGAGCTTCTTTCCCGTACCGAGCTGGATAGTACCACTATTGATGAAGTGATCCTTGGACACGTTAAGCAAAGCACGGATCAACCAAATATTGCCAGGAAAGCTGCGCTTCGCGCCGAGATCCCTATTGAAGTTCCGGGGTATACAGTCCATCGGCAATGCGGCTCCGGCTTACAATCGATCAATAATGCCGCGCAGCAAATCGCTTGCGGTTTGGGGGATACGGTCATAGCCGGGGGAACGGAAAGCATGAGCACAGCCCCATACTATATTCGGGGTGCGCGTTTTGGCCTAACAGCGGGAAATGGTGTAATCGTCGATCCCAATACGGAAAGCCAGCCGAAAGCGCAACCGGAAGAAGTATACGGGAATGACTTGACGATGGGAGTCACGGCTGAAAATTTGGCGGACATGCACAGTATTAGCCGAACTGAACAAGATGAATTTGCATTGCGTAGCCAGGAATTAGCCAAAGACGCCATTAATAAAGGAAAATTCAAGGATGAAATTACCCCATACGAAGTGAAGCAGCGAAAAGAAACCATTACGTTTGACATCGATGAGCACCCAAGGGACACGAATATAGAAAAATTATCTAAATTACCGGCTGTTTTTAAAAAAGACGGAACCGTTACACCAGGCAATTCAAGTGGAAGGAATGATGCAGCAGCCGCTACGCTCGTTATGTCTGCGGAAAAAGCCGAAGAAATGAATCTGACACCAAAAATGAAGGTCGTTGCACAGGCTTCAGCAGGCGTAGGGCCGGATATTATGGGGATAGGGCCTGTTCCATCCACGAGGAAAGCCTTAAAACAAGCCGGCCTTAAACTGGAAGATATCGATCTTATTGAGTTAAACGAGGCATTTGCCGCCCAGTCACTGGCGGTCGTTAAGGAATTGGGCATCGACCAAAACCGGTTGAATGTCAACGGCGGTGCGATTGCTTTAGGCCATCCGTTAGGTGCGACGTGTAATATTTTAACGATTAAATTGATGAATGAAATGGAGCGTCGCGGAAGCAAATACGGGGCGGTTACTGCTTGCATCGGCGGTGGGTTAGGGATTACAACCATATTCGAAAATTTACAAGTTTGA
- a CDS encoding acyl-CoA dehydrogenase family protein, protein MNYDFSEEIQMLKGTVKDFVYETVDPVAHQIEETDEIPKDVMDKSKEIGLFGLSIPAEYDGLGIDMVGKCAVYEELGKTINGFTTVIGAHTGIGSVGIVEMGTEEQKKKYLPPMARGELIGGYALTEPAAGSNAANVKTTAVRKGDKYILNGSKHFITNGTIGDVFTVMAATDPEKGAKGITSFIVESDFPGFKVGKVEEKMGLHGSQSVELFFEDCEVPVENVLGEEGKGYVNALKILANGRAGLAARNLGSCVKLHEMSLDYAMQREQFGKPIFEQQIIQHYLADMTLDIETLRALTYKVAWMNDQGRNLIKEAATVKLHGAEVYNRVADLAVQIHGGMGYMKEYPIERYYRDARITKIYEGTSEIQKNIIAGRLKKEYS, encoded by the coding sequence ATGAATTACGATTTCTCGGAAGAGATTCAAATGTTAAAAGGGACCGTCAAGGATTTTGTCTATGAAACAGTGGATCCTGTCGCCCATCAAATTGAAGAAACGGATGAAATCCCGAAAGATGTCATGGATAAAAGCAAGGAAATCGGACTGTTCGGATTAAGTATTCCTGCAGAATATGACGGTTTAGGTATTGATATGGTCGGCAAATGCGCTGTATATGAGGAGCTGGGTAAAACCATCAATGGGTTTACCACCGTCATCGGTGCCCATACCGGCATCGGCAGTGTCGGCATTGTGGAAATGGGAACAGAAGAGCAAAAGAAAAAATATTTGCCTCCGATGGCAAGAGGGGAATTAATCGGCGGATATGCCTTAACCGAACCCGCGGCAGGGTCGAACGCGGCGAACGTAAAAACAACAGCTGTTCGTAAAGGTGACAAATATATTTTAAATGGGTCAAAGCATTTTATCACCAACGGGACAATCGGAGATGTTTTCACTGTGATGGCTGCTACCGATCCTGAAAAGGGCGCAAAAGGGATCACATCTTTTATTGTAGAAAGTGATTTTCCTGGCTTTAAAGTAGGAAAAGTCGAGGAAAAAATGGGATTACACGGTTCGCAGTCGGTGGAGTTGTTTTTCGAAGATTGTGAGGTGCCTGTTGAAAACGTGCTTGGAGAAGAAGGCAAAGGATACGTCAATGCGTTAAAAATTCTTGCCAATGGCCGCGCCGGCTTAGCCGCACGAAATTTAGGGTCTTGCGTGAAGTTACATGAAATGTCCTTGGACTACGCGATGCAAAGAGAACAATTCGGGAAACCGATTTTTGAACAACAAATTATTCAACATTATCTCGCCGATATGACGCTGGATATTGAAACATTGCGAGCGCTCACGTATAAAGTTGCATGGATGAATGATCAAGGCCGAAACTTGATTAAAGAAGCAGCGACGGTTAAATTACACGGCGCCGAAGTCTATAACCGGGTTGCCGATCTCGCCGTTCAAATCCATGGCGGAATGGGCTATATGAAAGAGTACCCCATTGAGCGGTATTACCGTGATGCCCGTATAACAAAGATTTATGAAGGAACATCGGAAATTCAAAAGAACATTATTGCGGGTAGACTGAAAAAGGAATATTCATAG